CAAGGTTAAGGTTGTGGTAATCGAAGGTGATGCAGGACTTACACCAGGTGGTTTCCATGAGACTGCAAACTCTGCGTGGGGATTAGGGCTTGACAATCTTTTCTTCCTCATTGATTGGAATAACTACGGTATTGATGATCATCCGGTTGCAGAAACAGTGTATGGGACTCCAAAGGAGTGGTTTGGTTGCCATGGATGGCGTGTGATTGGAACTGATAACGGAAGCGACTTTAGAGAAGTTTTCAAAACTGAAGCGGAACTTTTCGATGAATCAAGAATTGAACCAAATGTCCCTAATGCCGCATATTTCAAGACAAGAAAAGGGCGTGGGTATCTTAAGTATGACAATGCATCGCATGGATCACCACACAAAATGAATTCGGAGTTATTCTGGGAAACGAAAAAGGAGTTTCAGGATAAATACGGCGTGAAGTTCGTAGGTTTTGGAGAGCCAGCACCAAAAACACAGGAAGAAATTTACAAGCAGTTCAAGGACAACATCGAAGTTGCAATGAGTGTTGTCTATAACGATAGAGAACTTCTCAATTTTATCGCAGATAGGCTTCTTGAAATTGCGGGAAAAGTTCCTGAAAATATTGATTCTTTTGAACTTAAGGGAGAAAATCCTCTTAAGGATAAGGTACTGTATGATTACAAGAATTATCCTCAAGACCTCTACTTTGCCCCAGGAAGTCATGCTGCAAATAGAGAGGCATTTTCAAAGTGGGGTGCATGGATTAACGCATATGTTGGTAAGAAATATGGAAGGCCACTTTTCATAGCAATGTCAGCAGACCTTGCAGACTCCACTCAGATTTCAGGTTTTGCAAAGCCATATGGTGATTTCCCTGGTTTTGGCTGGTATGATAAGGTAAGAAACAGAAAAGGTGTTCTCCTTCCGCAGGAAATAACGGAGTTTGTCAACTCAGGAATCTCCGTTGGGATCGCATCTGTTAATTTCTCCGAAGATCCCTTTAACGAGTTCAATGGTTTTTATTCTGCCTCTTCAACATATGGCTCTTTTGCGTATCTAAAGTATGGTATGATGAGGCTCTTCTCACAAATGGCTCAGGATTGTCAAATCAAACTTGGAAAGACCATATGGGTTATGGGACACTCAGGACCAGAAACTGCAGATGACTCTAGGACACATTTCGGAATCTTTGCACCTGGTGTAAGGGATCTCTTCCCCGAGGGACATGTAATTGATCTTGTTCCGTGGGAGGCAAATGAAGTGCCTGTTCTTCTTGGAAGGGCACTTGAACTCGACGCACATATCATTGCACTTGTCCTTACAAGACCTGCAATTCCTATTCCAGATAGAAGTGCCCTGGGGCTTGCTTCACACTTCGAGGCAGCGCATGGTGCATATATACTTAAGGACTTTGAGCCTGGCTTAGAACCAATGGGAACAGTTATCGTTCAGGGGACAAGTTCCACTCTATCTGTTATCAAGGTAATTCCACAACTAAAGGAAGCAAAGCTTAATGTCAGGATAGTTTCAACTCCAAGTTATGAACTATTTAGAAGAGAACCGCAGGAGTATAAAGATAAGGTCCTTCCATGGAAACT
This genomic window from Caldisericum sp. contains:
- a CDS encoding transketolase → MEINEKELKYFEKVGDVVDTLIDLMLNYRQSGHPGGSRSKMHMFVTLMLSGFLHYDIRYPEKRFSDRFILGAGHTIPLVYATLAVLNGAVQKKYEETHDEKFKLRREFALLPEDLLGFRRNKGLSGHAEFEGKTLFLKFNTGPSGHGITAAAGEAVALKRAGADKVKVVVIEGDAGLTPGGFHETANSAWGLGLDNLFFLIDWNNYGIDDHPVAETVYGTPKEWFGCHGWRVIGTDNGSDFREVFKTEAELFDESRIEPNVPNAAYFKTRKGRGYLKYDNASHGSPHKMNSELFWETKKEFQDKYGVKFVGFGEPAPKTQEEIYKQFKDNIEVAMSVVYNDRELLNFIADRLLEIAGKVPENIDSFELKGENPLKDKVLYDYKNYPQDLYFAPGSHAANREAFSKWGAWINAYVGKKYGRPLFIAMSADLADSTQISGFAKPYGDFPGFGWYDKVRNRKGVLLPQEITEFVNSGISVGIASVNFSEDPFNEFNGFYSASSTYGSFAYLKYGMMRLFSQMAQDCQIKLGKTIWVMGHSGPETADDSRTHFGIFAPGVRDLFPEGHVIDLVPWEANEVPVLLGRALELDAHIIALVLTRPAIPIPDRSALGLASHFEAAHGAYILKDFEPGLEPMGTVIVQGTSSTLSVIKVIPQLKEAKLNVRIVSTPSYELFRREPQEYKDKVLPWKLWHDSMVITNESIKLMHHWIANPVVKEYSLSSDWDNRWRTGGTVDEVVEEAHLDPKHVFEGIERFVRDREKRLARIAEIVK